One window of Paenibacillus sp. FSL K6-3182 genomic DNA carries:
- a CDS encoding nitric oxide synthase oxygenase, producing MRKNIAEQAIAFLGEAYYELGKTEEEAKRRIEEVLKQLEDTGYYTHTYEELRHGAKMAWRNNNRCIGRLFWQTLEVFDARDILDELDAAKRIFQHMSYATNGGRIRPAITIFPASHSQNNIRIWNHQLVRYAGYREGEVIIGDPASAAFTAVCEKLGWSGEGTRFDVLPLVISLSGKSPKWYELPKENVLEVALTHPENQEFEQLALQWYAVPFISDMELEIGGIMYKAAPFNGWYMGTEIGARNLSDTSRYNQLPSVAKLFQFDMSTNTSLWKDRALTELNVAVLHSFKKQGVSIVDHHTASEQFLRFEKQEQEQGRAVTGRWSWLIPPMSPATTGIWHRSFDDTERTPAYRAQAVPY from the coding sequence ATGAGAAAGAACATAGCCGAGCAAGCGATTGCTTTCCTAGGTGAAGCGTATTATGAGCTTGGAAAAACCGAAGAAGAAGCGAAGCGGCGAATTGAAGAAGTGCTGAAGCAATTAGAGGATACTGGTTATTATACACATACGTATGAAGAGCTAAGGCATGGTGCAAAGATGGCGTGGCGGAACAATAACCGCTGTATCGGTCGATTGTTTTGGCAGACGCTGGAAGTATTCGACGCACGCGATATATTGGATGAGCTAGATGCCGCAAAACGAATCTTCCAACATATGAGCTATGCAACAAATGGAGGCAGGATTAGGCCAGCTATTACGATTTTTCCTGCCAGCCACTCCCAAAATAACATAAGAATTTGGAATCATCAGCTCGTACGTTATGCAGGTTACCGCGAGGGGGAAGTTATTATTGGCGATCCTGCCTCCGCAGCCTTTACAGCTGTTTGTGAGAAGCTTGGCTGGAGTGGTGAAGGTACTCGATTTGACGTGCTTCCGCTAGTCATTTCGCTTTCAGGGAAATCGCCTAAATGGTATGAGCTGCCTAAAGAGAACGTGCTTGAGGTTGCTTTGACGCATCCTGAAAATCAGGAGTTCGAGCAGCTCGCATTGCAGTGGTACGCCGTTCCTTTTATATCCGATATGGAGCTTGAAATTGGTGGAATCATGTATAAGGCTGCTCCTTTTAATGGATGGTACATGGGTACAGAAATCGGAGCGAGAAACCTATCAGACACCAGTCGCTATAATCAGCTACCGAGTGTTGCAAAACTTTTTCAATTTGATATGTCAACGAATACTTCGTTATGGAAGGACCGTGCTTTAACGGAGCTAAATGTAGCTGTACTGCATTCATTCAAAAAGCAGGGCGTCAGCATTGTTGACCATCATACAGCATCGGAGCAGTTTCTACGTTTTGAGAAGCAAGAGCAGGAGCAGGGGAGAGCAGTGACCGGTCGTTGGTCATGGCTAATTCCGCCTATGTCACCCGCTACAACAGGCATATGGCATCGCAGCTTTGATGATACGGAACGAACGCCTGCATATCGAGCGCAAGCTGTTCCATATTAA
- a CDS encoding DUF3900 domain-containing protein, translating to MDFNMQYLSFFVIHTDGEESATSSGKRFKHYQTLEEDTYEDSEIQRFLDDEFKRIVKRKVERNPNSAGAPTKIGRFMVEPGYELGSNQNYNLFQRLRDADSKERFIGIADELVRIYMDTSAVRGGAFIIALSKLNTYFDEPFLFLLKCDFEPKIARISDEKSLISQVEMAISARSIKSIQYPHMPEEGMLEHWELKIHQASHARYFEDFLKYVSYEKPLPEVMGEQVVEMVHQYIADKWQEDESSERREEENAVEVWAASEKRDLQEWWTPEQVEVAAAALVEQKPDLPFTFKLGDVTVKGLLADFGDSIHFAKHNGRYVVVIEGDSFQFDKGMSPVELVQPLDLVDVMPRIGSKKPTEDADSGYSYTPAGEGTGNNDDVPW from the coding sequence GTGGATTTTAATATGCAATATTTATCCTTTTTCGTTATTCATACCGATGGTGAAGAGAGTGCCACATCATCAGGAAAACGGTTTAAACATTATCAGACATTAGAAGAGGACACATATGAAGATAGTGAAATTCAAAGGTTTTTGGATGATGAATTTAAACGGATCGTCAAAAGAAAAGTAGAGCGCAATCCTAACTCAGCAGGCGCGCCAACGAAGATTGGACGATTTATGGTTGAGCCCGGTTATGAACTCGGCAGCAATCAGAACTACAATTTATTTCAGCGGCTGCGTGACGCGGATTCCAAGGAGCGCTTTATCGGCATTGCCGACGAGCTCGTTCGAATCTACATGGATACGAGTGCAGTAAGGGGAGGCGCATTTATTATTGCGTTATCCAAGCTTAATACGTATTTCGATGAGCCGTTTTTATTTTTGCTGAAATGTGATTTTGAGCCTAAGATTGCTCGTATTTCGGATGAAAAAAGCTTAATCTCCCAGGTGGAGATGGCGATATCTGCTCGCAGCATCAAATCGATTCAGTATCCGCATATGCCGGAGGAGGGCATGCTAGAGCATTGGGAGCTAAAAATTCATCAGGCGTCGCACGCTCGATATTTTGAAGATTTCTTAAAATATGTTTCTTATGAGAAGCCTTTACCTGAGGTCATGGGTGAGCAAGTGGTGGAGATGGTTCATCAATATATTGCGGATAAGTGGCAAGAGGATGAAAGCTCGGAGCGCCGCGAGGAAGAAAATGCGGTTGAGGTGTGGGCGGCAAGTGAGAAGCGCGACCTTCAGGAGTGGTGGACGCCGGAGCAGGTAGAAGTTGCAGCAGCGGCATTAGTTGAGCAGAAGCCGGATTTACCTTTTACATTTAAACTAGGCGACGTTACAGTAAAAGGACTGCTTGCTGACTTTGGCGACAGCATCCATTTTGCCAAGCATAACGGACGTTACGTCGTCGTAATTGAAGGGGATTCCTTCCAATTCGATAAAGGCATGTCGCCGGTTGAGCTCGTACAGCCGCTTGATCTGGTTGATGTTATGCCTC
- a CDS encoding shikimate kinase, whose amino-acid sequence MNIVLIGMSGAGKSTLGVLLAKALGMDFIDTDLVIQQQEGRLLQEIIDHDGIDKFMEIEEKIVSELKLKNCVISTGGSVIYSNKAMNALKQVGHIVYLHVPYEEIQRRLINITTRGIVMKKGNSLKDVYEERVPLYMKYSDKTFDCLNKDIEHCVSEIIESMKK is encoded by the coding sequence ATGAATATCGTACTAATCGGTATGTCAGGAGCGGGTAAAAGCACTTTAGGTGTGCTGCTTGCAAAAGCTTTAGGAATGGATTTTATCGATACAGATCTTGTTATTCAACAACAAGAAGGTAGGTTGCTGCAAGAAATAATTGATCATGATGGTATCGACAAATTTATGGAAATCGAAGAGAAAATAGTTTCTGAATTGAAACTGAAAAACTGTGTTATTTCTACAGGTGGAAGTGTTATCTATTCAAATAAAGCTATGAATGCCTTGAAACAGGTTGGGCATATCGTTTATTTGCATGTCCCATATGAAGAGATTCAAAGGCGGCTCATAAACATAACAACTAGAGGGATTGTAATGAAGAAAGGAAATAGCCTGAAGGACGTTTATGAGGAAAGAGTGCCGCTATACATGAAGTATAGTGATAAAACTTTTGATTGCTTAAATAAGGATATCGAACATTGTGTTAGTGAAATTATAGAGAGCATGAAGAAATAA
- a CDS encoding methyl-accepting chemotaxis protein: MTERNTMLHMTTQVLDKRAVLTAIEQSLAMIEFDIQGKVLWANENFAQAMGYHSSEMPGMLHKQFCSPQFVNSTAYAKLWEDLRNGLPFQNKILRITKTGNAIWLEATYMPVRDEEGRVIAILKMATDINAREQATSQMTENLLKMSEELLSRAQEGISHSQEVEAAIERVAVGASDNMTVLHLLEQQTSFIRKIVRTIRDIASQTNILSLNAAIEAAHAGEHGRGFNVVAIEVRKLAGQVQEATKEVNGYVEDIVNHVQEVVNGTKLSQEVVAESQLRIQRAVDEFMSIGEAARQLDMQAKELKNTI; the protein is encoded by the coding sequence ATGACAGAACGTAACACCATGCTACATATGACTACCCAGGTATTGGACAAGCGAGCTGTTCTTACAGCTATTGAGCAGTCGCTCGCCATGATCGAATTCGATATTCAAGGGAAGGTTTTATGGGCAAACGAAAATTTTGCGCAAGCCATGGGATATCACTCCTCAGAGATGCCAGGCATGCTGCATAAGCAATTTTGTTCGCCACAATTTGTGAATAGCACTGCGTATGCCAAACTCTGGGAAGACTTGCGAAATGGACTACCCTTTCAGAATAAAATTTTGCGGATTACAAAAACCGGAAATGCAATCTGGCTGGAGGCCACTTACATGCCGGTCAGAGATGAAGAAGGCCGTGTTATTGCGATTTTAAAAATGGCAACCGATATTAATGCCCGCGAACAGGCTACTTCTCAGATGACAGAAAATTTGCTAAAAATGTCCGAGGAGCTGCTTAGCCGTGCCCAAGAAGGGATATCACACAGCCAAGAAGTGGAAGCAGCAATTGAAAGAGTGGCTGTAGGTGCAAGCGATAATATGACTGTCCTTCACCTTCTGGAACAACAAACAAGCTTCATTCGTAAAATCGTTCGTACCATCCGCGATATTGCGTCGCAAACGAATATTTTGTCTTTAAATGCGGCAATCGAAGCTGCACATGCCGGTGAGCATGGCCGGGGCTTCAATGTGGTCGCGATAGAGGTGCGCAAGCTGGCTGGTCAAGTCCAGGAAGCAACCAAAGAAGTAAATGGGTATGTAGAAGATATCGTAAACCATGTTCAAGAGGTCGTAAACGGCACCAAACTCTCACAAGAGGTTGTTGCGGAAAGCCAGCTGCGCATTCAACGGGCTGTCGATGAATTCATGAGCATCGGGGAAGCGGCGCGACAGCTGGATATGCAGGCGAAAGAGCTTAAAAATACGATTTAG
- a CDS encoding VOC family protein has protein sequence MGKFISHVQIPVKNLEEAASWYITNLDCTLHANFGEFAIIGFKEDKTHIFLWQSSDKETSTFTVNGEPFPSIGFQVEDMDELCRKLFEAGVKVHGDPQAPSGEEGRRFLKFFDPDGNMLVAHTI, from the coding sequence ATGGGTAAATTTATTAGTCATGTACAGATTCCAGTGAAAAACTTGGAGGAAGCAGCTTCATGGTATATTACCAATCTCGATTGTACGTTACATGCTAATTTCGGTGAATTTGCTATTATAGGCTTTAAGGAAGATAAAACGCATATCTTTTTGTGGCAGTCTTCAGATAAGGAAACATCAACGTTTACAGTTAACGGCGAACCGTTTCCGAGCATCGGTTTTCAGGTAGAGGATATGGATGAGCTTTGCAGAAAGCTATTTGAAGCTGGCGTTAAGGTACACGGTGACCCACAAGCACCGTCAGGAGAAGAAGGAAGAAGGTTTTTGAAATTTTTTGATCCTGATGGCAATATGTTGGTCGCACATACCATATAG